The genomic DNA GTCGGCGGGGCGTTTGTCGCCGCCCATAAAACCGTGATCGAGACGCTGATCCAGCGCGCCCGGCCCTACATCTTCACGACCGCCGCGCCGCCGGCGCTGGCGCATGCGCTGCTGACGAGCCTGGACATCATCGCGGGCGAGGAAGGCGAGCAACGCCGCAGTCAGCTGCACGCATTGGTGGCACAATGGCGCGATGGCTTGCGCCTGCGCCGCTGGCAAGCGCTGGCTTCCGACACGGCGATCCAGCCGGTCGTCATCGGCCGCAACGACGAAACGATGCGCGTGGGCGCCGCCCTGTACGAGCAAGGCCTGTGGGTCGGCGCCATCCGCCCGCCCACCGTTCCCGCCGATACGGCACGGCTGCGCGTCACCTTCTCGGCCGCGCACACTGCGGACGAGGTGGCGCAGCTGATCGCCGCCCTGAATCAATTGGAGAACACCTGAGATGGCACTGGAAGATCCTGTGATCGCCCCTGACACCGGCATCGTCGCGGACTTGGCGCCGGCGGTCGCCACGGAACCGGCAACAGCGGCGGCGCCGACCGGCATCCCGCCGCGCTTTGCCTGCTTCGTCACCGGCACCGATACGGAAATCGGCAAGACACTGATTTCGTCCGCGCTGCTGCATGCGCTGGTGCAGCGCGGCGTGCGCGCCTGCGGCATGAAGCCCATCGCGGCGGGCGCCGTGCTGCGCGACGGCCGCCTGCACAACGACGACTGCGACCAGCTGGAAGCGGCCGGCAACGTGCACCTGCCGCAGTCGATCACGACGCCGTTCCTGCTGAAGGAACCGGCCGCGCCGCACATCGCCGCGGCGCTGGAAAACGTCGCCATCGACCCGGTACCGATCCTGGCCGCCTACCTGGAAGTGGCGGCCGCCAGCGACGCCACGGTGGTCGAGGGCGTGGGCGGCTTCCGCGTGCCGCTGACCGAAAGCTACGACACCGCCGACCTGGCCCAGCAGCTCGACCTGCCCGTGATTCTCGTCGTCGGCATGCGCCTGGGCTGCATCAACCACGCGCTGCTGACGGTGGAAGCCATCGCCGCGCGCGGCCTGAAGCTGGTCGGCTGGGTCGCCAACGCGCTGGAGCCGGAAATGGCGTTCGGCGACGAGAACATCGCCGCGCTGGCCGCCCGCATTCCCGCGCCGCTGCTGGGCCGCGTGCCGCGGCTGCGCGAACCGTCGGCGGCCGCCTGCGCCGACTACCTGGATTTAACAAGCCTGCCGAACTGGCCGGCGCACCGCTAATGATTAAGGAAGAACACGATGTCCCTGCATGAACCGAAAACCGTCGCCCTGCACCGCCCGACCGCGGCCATCAAGCTGCCGGAAGCGGCCACCTGGCCACGCGAAGACGTGCTGGCGCTGTTCGAGCTGCCGTTCAACGAACTGATGTTCCGCGCCCAGGAAGCCCATCGCGCCAACTTCCCGGCCGGCGACGTGGAACTGGCCACTCTGCTGTCGATCAAGACCGGCGGCTGCGAGGAAGACTGCGGCTACTGCCCGCAAGCGGCGCGCTACGATACCGGCGTCGAGGCCAAGAAGATCCTGGACACGGCCACCGTGCTGGAGGCCGCCAAGCAGGCCAAGGACAACGGCGCCACCCGCTTCTGCATGGGCGCGGCCTGGCGCAGCCCGAAGGACCGCGACATGGACAAGGTCGAGGAAATGGTGCGCGAAGTGAAAGCGCTGGGCCTGGAAACCTGCGCGACGCTGGGCATGCTGGAAGAGCAGCAGGCCGAACGCCTGAAGGCCGCGGGCCTGGACTACTACAACCACAACCTGGACACGGCGCCGGAGTTCTACAACAACGTGATCTCCACCCGTGAATACCAGGACCGCCTGGACACGCTGGGCCACGTGCGCAACGCCGGCCTGAAGGTGTGCTGCGGCGGCATCGTGGGCATGGGCGAGACGCGCGAGCAGCGCGCCGGCCTGATCGCCCAGCTGGCCAACCTGAACCCATACCCGGAATCGGTGCCGATCAACCACCTGGTGCAGGTGGAAGGCACGCCGCTGCACGGCATGGACCGCCTCGACCCGCTGGAATTCGTGCGCACGATCGCGGTGGCGCGCATCACGATGCCGAAGGCGCGCGTGCGCCTGTCCGCCGGCCGCCGCGAGCTGGGCGAAGCCGTGCAGGCGATGTGCTTCCTGGCCGGTGCCAACTCGATCTTCTACGGCGACAAGCTGCTGACCACCGATAACCCGGAAGCCAACGACGACCGCGCCCTGCTGGAGAAGCTGGGCCTGCCGACGCGCGCCGCCACGCTCGATTCGGTGCAGAAGGAAGCCTGCGGCTGCTGAGCCGTATCGACCCCATAAAAAAGGCCCGAGAGCCAGAGGAGGAGACATGTTCAAGAAAATCCTGATCGCCAACCGGGGCGAGATCGCCTGCCGCGTGGCCGCCACCGCCCGCCGCATGGGCATCAAGACCGTGGCCGTGTATTCGGAAGCGGATGCGAATGCCAAGCATGTCGCCGTGTGCGACGAGGCGGTGCTGCTGGGCGCCGCGCCGGCCAAGGAAAGCTACCTGTGCGGCGACAAGATCATTGCCGTCGCACTGGCCACCGGCGCGGAAGCGATCCATCCGGGCTACGGCTTCCTGTCCGAGAACGCCGAGTTCGCGGAAGCGTGCGCCGAGGCGGGCCTGGTGTTCATCGGCCCGCCGGCGTCCGCGATGCGCGCGATGGGCTCGAAGTCGGCGGCGAAGTCCTTGATGGAGCAGGCCAATGTGCCGCTGGTGCCGGGCTACCACGGCGACGAGCAGGATTCGGACTTCCTGCAGCAGCAGGCTGACCGCATTGGCTACCCGGTGTTGCTGAAGGCTTCCGCCGGCGGCGGCGGCAAGGGCATGCGCGTGGTCGAGAATGCCGAAGGCTTCAAGGAAGCGCTGGCCTCGTGCAAGCGCGAAGCCATCAGCTCCTTTGGCGACGACAAGGTGCTGGCCGAAAAATATCTGCAGCGCCCGCGCCACATCGAGATCCAGGTGTTCGCGGACACGCACGGCAACTGCATCTATCTGTTCGAGCGCGACTGCTCGGTACAGCGCCGCCACCAGAAGGTGCTGGAGGAAGCGCCGGCGCCGGGCATGACGGACGTGCGCCGCGCGGCAATGGGCGACGCCGCCGTGGCGGCCGCGAAGGCGGTCGGCTACGTCGGTGCCGGCACCGTGGAGTTCATCGCCAATCAGGACGGCTCGTTCTACTTCATGGAGATGAACACACGCCTGCAGGTCGAACACCCGGTGACGGAAATGATCACGGGCACCGACCTGGTGGAATGGCAGCTGCGCGTGGCGGCCGGTGAGCCGCTGCCGAAACAGCAGGACGAGCTGCGCATCCACGGCCACGCCATCGAGGCGCGCATCTACGCCGAAAACCCGGACAAGGGCTTCCTGCCGTCGATCGGCACCTTGCGCCACCTGGAGACGCCGGCGGCCGTCAATTTCGAACTGGGCGGCAGCGGCACGCAGCCGGCCGCCGTGCGCGTCGATTCCGGCGTGCGCGAGGGCGATGCCATCTCGCCGTATTACGACCCGATGATCGCCAAGCTGATCGTGTGGGGCTCGGACCGCAAGCAGGCCCTGGCCCGCATGGCGCAGGCACTGGCGCAGTACCAGATCGTCGGCCTGGCCGCCAATATCGCATTCCTGAAACGCCTGGTCGAGTCGGAAGCATTTGCCAACGCCGACCTGGACACGGGCCTGATTGAGCGCAACAAGGAAGCGCTGTTCCCGCCGGCCCGCTCGGTGCCGGTGGCCGCCCTGGCGCTGGCCGCCGTCGCGCTGATCGAACAGGAAAAGGATGCATCGGCCGCGCAGTCGGGCGGCAACAGCGGCGACCCGTGGGCCAGGCGCTGGGCTGGCGCATGAACACGCGCTTCGTGCGCACGCTGTCGTTCACCGACGAACACGGTAAAGAATACCAGCCCTGCTTCAAGTACCTGCCGCACGGCTGGGAACTGACCATCAAGGGCATCGACGTGGACGTCAGCCTGATGGCGCGCGCTGGCGTGGACCTGTCGATCAAGCTGGGCGACACCTCGGTGCAAGGCTGCGTGCGGCGTGACGGCGAAGCGTTCCACGTGTTCGTCGGCGGTGGCCATCACACGCTGCACTACAACGATCCGCTGGCCCATGCGGGCGAGGTGGAAAGCGAAGGCGGGCGCCTGACGGCGCCGATGCCGGGCAAGGTGGTGGCGGTGCTGGCAAAGCAGGGCCAGGACGTCAAGAAGGGCGAGCCGCTCGTCATCATGGAAGCGATGAAGATGGAACACACCATCGCCGCGCCGCACGACGGCACGGTGGACGAGGTGCTGTATGCCGTGGGCGACCAGGTGACGGACGGCGCGCCGCTGCTGGCGTTCCGCGCCGCCGCCTGAGGGGGAGACGCGCCATGCGTATCCTCCTGTATCGTGCCGATGGGAACACCGGGCCGTGGGCCGACGACTTCGCCCGGCACCTGCCGGATGCCACCTGTGTGGCGTGGACCGAAGGCGAGAAGCCGGCGCCATGCGACTACGCCGTCGTGTGGGCACCGCCCGAGGCGATGCTGCGCGAGCTGGCGGAAGTGAAGGCGATCTTCCTGATGGGGCGGGCGCGGACGCGATCCTGCGCCATGGCGACGCGATCCCGCGCCACATCCCGATCGTGCGCCTGGGCGACGCCGGCATGGGCGTGCAGATGGCCGAGTACGTAGTGCACGCGGTGCTGCGGTACTTCCGCCGCTTCGACCAGTACGAGGACCAGGCCGCGGTGGGCGAATGGCGTCCGCTGCCCGCCCACGACAAAACCAGCTTCAGCGTCGGCGTCATGGGCGCTGGGGTGCTGGGCCAGCGCATCCTCGAGTGCCTGAAGCCGTTCGGCTTCCCGCTGCATGCGTGGAGCCGCAATCCCAAGCAGATCGAGGGCGTGACCAGCTTTGCCGGCACCGACGGGCTGGATGCGTTCCTGCAGCGCACCCGCGTGGTCGTCTGCGTGCTGCCGCTGACCGAGGACACCAGCAACATCCTGAACCGCGCCAACCTGGCCAAGCTGCCGCCGGGGTCCTACGTGATCAATGTGGCGCGCGGCGCGCACCTCTCGGAGCCGGACCTGCTGACGTTCATCCGCAGCGGCCATATCGCCGGTGCCACGCTGGACGTGTTCCGCAACGAGCCGCTGCCCTTGCAGCACCCGTTCTGGCAGGAGCCGCGCATCACGATCACGCCGCACATCGCGGCGATGACCTTACGTGACGAGAGCGTGCGGCAGATGGCGGAAAAAATCATGCAACTGGAGCAGGGGCTGCCCTGCGCCGATATCGTCAATCGCGAACTAGGATACTGATATGAATTTGCCGAACAAGGTCAAGATTGTCGAGGTGGGGCCGCGCGACGGCCTGCAGAACGAGAAGGAAAACGTCCCGGCCGACGTCAAGATCGAGCTGGTCAATCGCCTGACGGCGGCCGGCTTCGCCAACATCGAGGCGGCGTCGTTCGTGTCGCCCAAGTGGGTGCCGCAGATGGCGACCAGCGCCGAGGTCATGGCCGGCATCGCGCGCAAGCCCGGTGTCATCTACTCGGCGCTGACGCCGAACATGCAAGGCTTCGAGGCGGCGCTGGCCGCCGGCGCCCACGAGGTGGTGATCTTCGGTGCCGCGTCCGAGGCGTTCTCGCAACGCAATATCAACTGCTCGATCGCCGAATCGATCACCCGCTTCGAGCCGGTGGCAAAAGCCGCCAAGGAACACGGTCTGCGGCTGCGCGCCAGCGTCAGCACCGCGTTCGGCTGCCCCTACCAGGGCGACGTGCCATTGGAATCGGTCGCCTACGTGGTAGCGCGCATGCGCGACCTGGGCTGCGACGAG from Pseudoduganella armeniaca includes the following:
- the bioD gene encoding dethiobiotin synthase; translation: MALEDPVIAPDTGIVADLAPAVATEPATAAAPTGIPPRFACFVTGTDTEIGKTLISSALLHALVQRGVRACGMKPIAAGAVLRDGRLHNDDCDQLEAAGNVHLPQSITTPFLLKEPAAPHIAAALENVAIDPVPILAAYLEVAAASDATVVEGVGGFRVPLTESYDTADLAQQLDLPVILVVGMRLGCINHALLTVEAIAARGLKLVGWVANALEPEMAFGDENIAALAARIPAPLLGRVPRLREPSAAACADYLDLTSLPNWPAHR
- the bioB gene encoding biotin synthase BioB produces the protein MSLHEPKTVALHRPTAAIKLPEAATWPREDVLALFELPFNELMFRAQEAHRANFPAGDVELATLLSIKTGGCEEDCGYCPQAARYDTGVEAKKILDTATVLEAAKQAKDNGATRFCMGAAWRSPKDRDMDKVEEMVREVKALGLETCATLGMLEEQQAERLKAAGLDYYNHNLDTAPEFYNNVISTREYQDRLDTLGHVRNAGLKVCCGGIVGMGETREQRAGLIAQLANLNPYPESVPINHLVQVEGTPLHGMDRLDPLEFVRTIAVARITMPKARVRLSAGRRELGEAVQAMCFLAGANSIFYGDKLLTTDNPEANDDRALLEKLGLPTRAATLDSVQKEACGC
- a CDS encoding hydroxymethylglutaryl-CoA lyase, translated to MNLPNKVKIVEVGPRDGLQNEKENVPADVKIELVNRLTAAGFANIEAASFVSPKWVPQMATSAEVMAGIARKPGVIYSALTPNMQGFEAALAAGAHEVVIFGAASEAFSQRNINCSIAESITRFEPVAKAAKEHGLRLRASVSTAFGCPYQGDVPLESVAYVVARMRDLGCDEIDIADTIGVATPRKTQAVMQAAIGEFRIDGLSGHFHDTYGQALANIYAALELGISIFHSSVSGLGGCPYAKGATGNVATEDVIYMMNGLGIETGVDLDAVVDAGDFISRFLGRKGASRAGNALLAKRAG